The following are from one region of the Leucoraja erinacea ecotype New England chromosome 35, Leri_hhj_1, whole genome shotgun sequence genome:
- the ykt6 gene encoding synaptobrevin homolog YKT6, with translation MKLYSLSILYKGATRVNLLKAAYDVSSFSFFQRSSVQEFMTFTSQLLVERSQKGSRAALKEQDYLCHVCIRNDSLAGVAIADSEYPSRVCFTLLDKVLDDFFKQVDSIDWPSGNPNTIQYTGLDAQLARYQNPREADPMSKVQAELDETKVILHSTMESLLERGEKLDDLVSKSEVLGTQSKAFYKTARKQNSCCEIM, from the exons ATGAAGCTCTACAGTCTGAGTATATTATACAAAGGTGCCACCCGGGTTAACCTACTGAAAGCTGCTTATGATGTCTCATCCTTCAGCTTCTTCCAGAGATCCAG TGTGCAGGAGTTTATGACTTTCACAAGTCAGCTGCTTGTGGAACGTTCGCAGAAAGGAAGCAGAGCTGCGCTGAAAGAGCAAG ACTACCTGTGTCATGTCTGCATCCGCAATGATTCGCTGGCGGGAGTAGCAATCGCCGACAGCGAGTATCCGTCGAGGGTTTGCTTCACGTTACTCGACAAG GTGTTAGATGACTTCTTCAAACAGGTGGATAGCATAGACTGGCCATCGGGAAATCCAAACACTATTCAGTACACAGGACTGGATGCTCAACTTGCACGATATCAG AACCCACGAGAAGCTGACCCTATGAGTAAAGTACAAGCGGAACTGGACGAGACCAAAGTCATCTTG CATAGCACGATGGAGTCGCTACTAGAACGAGGCGAGAAGCTGGATGATCTCGTGTCAAAATCAGAAGTTCTGGGCACGCAATCTAAAGCTTTCTACAAAACG GCTCGCAAACAGAACTCTTGTTGTGAGATCATGTGA